AACACGCCGTGACGCTTAATGATTTTACAATGTGCGCACAGTTTCTTGATTGACGGCTTGACTTTCATCCTGGCTGCTCCGTAGTCCGTCCGGGTATGCCCCCGGCCGGGAATTAGTCCCGAACGCTCAATATCACGGGACCGTTTTTGGTGACGGCCACCGTGTGTTCAAAATGGGCCGCGAGACTGCGATCTTTGGTCACGGCGGTCCATTTGTCCGACAAGACTTCCACTTCCGGCTTGCCCGCTGTCACCATGGGCTCAATGGCCAACACCATGCCGGGCTGCAAGGAAACCCGATTGGCCCCTGCCGGGGCGAAGTTGGGCACCTCCGGCTTCTCGTGAAGCTGCTTGCCGATGCCATGCCCAACAAAACGACGTACCACGGAGAAGCCCCGACCTTCAACATATTTCTGCACTGCCCGCGAAATGTCGTACAGGTCGTTGCCAGCCACGGCCTGATCGATACCGACAAAAAGGGAGTCGCGCGTCACGGACAAAAGATCCTCTGCCCGCGCGTCAATCTTCCCGACGGGGACGGTCAAGGCCGAATCGCCGTAAAACCCTTTATGCACCACTCCCATATCGAAGCTGACCACATCCCCTTCCGCAAGCACTCGCTGGGAGGGAAACCCGTGAACAACTTCCTCATTGACCGAGCAGCACAACGCATAAGGAAAACCGAGATAGCCTTTGAAGGCTGGCTTCACCTTGTAGGCGTCGCACAACGACAGTGCGAGTTCCTCGAAATCCAGGGTCCGCATCCCCGGAGCCACATGGATGCGCAACTCTTCCAGGATGGACGCCACGATCCGTCCGGCCTCACGCAGCAGTCCGATCTCGTTTTCGTTCTTCAGATAAATGCCGCGAAACTTCTTCAAAACGAATGCCTTCCCTTGATTCTCCCCTTGGACATAAGCCCTTCATACTGGCGGGAGATAAGGTACGACTCAATCTGCCCCATGAAATCCATGGCCACGCCAACGACGATCAGAAGCGAGGTGCCACCGAAATAAAACGGGACGTTGAAGTGTTGAATGAGCATCATGGGCAAAACGCACACGGCCGAAATGTAGATGGCCCCCCACAAGGTGATGCGCGTCAACACCCGGTCAATATGCTCCTTGGTCTTCACCCCGGGGCGGATGCCGGGAATGAAACCACCCTGCTTGCGCAGATTTTCCGCAATGTCCTTGGGATCAAAAATGATCGCCGTATAAAAGTAGCAGAAAAACACGATCATGCTTACGAACAGCACATTATAGACAATGTTTTGCGGACTGAAATAGTGCGCGATATCGCTTAACCATGCAACCTGCGAGAAATTCGCGATGGTGGCCGGGAAAAGCAGGATCGACGAGGCGAAGATCGGGGGTATGACCCCGGCGGTGTTGATGCGCAGCGGCAGATGCGTGGTTTGCCCGCCGTACATCTTTCGTCCCACCATACGCTTGGCGTACTGAATGGGGATGCGCCGCTGCCCGCGCTCGACGAAAATGATCACCCCCAGCACCGCCACCATGACCGCCACCAGGAGCAACAGGACGAACAGGCTCAATTCGCCAGCCCCGAGCAACTGGAAGGTATTGATGGTGGCCCGGGGAAATCCGGCCACGATACCCGCGAAAATGATGAGCGAAATGCCGTTGCCGATCCCCTTGCCGGTGATCTGCTCGCCAAGCCACATGAGAAAGACCGTGCCCGTGCACAGGGTGGTCATGGTCATGAGCTTGAATCCCCAACCGGGAACGAGCACCACCGGCGCCCCCGTGGGGCTGGCCATGCTCTCAAGGCCCACGGCGATCCCGAACCCCTGCACCACGGCAATGAGCACTGTGCCATACCGTGTATACTGGGTCATTTTCTTCTTCCCGGCCGCGCCGTCTTCCTTCTGCATGCGGGCCAGTTCGGGACTGACCACGGTCAACAGCTGGATGATGATGGAGGCCGAGATGTAGGGCATGATCCCCAGGGAGAAGATGGACACATTGCCGAGCGCGCCGCCCGAAAACATGTCAAAAAGCCCGAACAGGGTATTTTTGGCGCTCTCGAAAAAATCGGCCAACGCGGCGGCGTCCACGCCCGGAACGGGCACATGCACGCCTATGCGATACACGGCCAAAAGGAGAAAGGTCCACAGGAGCTTGTTTTTCAGCTCCGGAAGCTTCGCCAGATTCTCTACGCCAGTAAGGGCCACGTATTTTCCACCTTCTAGGACGAGACGGGTTCCGAAGCGTCCTTCGCTTCAAGGATGACGGCCTTGCCGCCGGCGGAGACGATCTTTTCCGCCGCTTTGGCGCTGA
Above is a genomic segment from Desulfolutivibrio sulfodismutans DSM 3696 containing:
- the map gene encoding type I methionyl aminopeptidase — encoded protein: MKKFRGIYLKNENEIGLLREAGRIVASILEELRIHVAPGMRTLDFEELALSLCDAYKVKPAFKGYLGFPYALCCSVNEEVVHGFPSQRVLAEGDVVSFDMGVVHKGFYGDSALTVPVGKIDARAEDLLSVTRDSLFVGIDQAVAGNDLYDISRAVQKYVEGRGFSVVRRFVGHGIGKQLHEKPEVPNFAPAGANRVSLQPGMVLAIEPMVTAGKPEVEVLSDKWTAVTKDRSLAAHFEHTVAVTKNGPVILSVRD
- the secY gene encoding preprotein translocase subunit SecY, whose translation is MALTGVENLAKLPELKNKLLWTFLLLAVYRIGVHVPVPGVDAAALADFFESAKNTLFGLFDMFSGGALGNVSIFSLGIMPYISASIIIQLLTVVSPELARMQKEDGAAGKKKMTQYTRYGTVLIAVVQGFGIAVGLESMASPTGAPVVLVPGWGFKLMTMTTLCTGTVFLMWLGEQITGKGIGNGISLIIFAGIVAGFPRATINTFQLLGAGELSLFVLLLLVAVMVAVLGVIIFVERGQRRIPIQYAKRMVGRKMYGGQTTHLPLRINTAGVIPPIFASSILLFPATIANFSQVAWLSDIAHYFSPQNIVYNVLFVSMIVFFCYFYTAIIFDPKDIAENLRKQGGFIPGIRPGVKTKEHIDRVLTRITLWGAIYISAVCVLPMMLIQHFNVPFYFGGTSLLIVVGVAMDFMGQIESYLISRQYEGLMSKGRIKGRHSF
- the rpmJ gene encoding 50S ribosomal protein L36, which codes for MKVKPSIKKLCAHCKIIKRHGVLRVICVNPRHKQRQG